The genomic segment atcgacaattccccgaatttggtaaagagtgtagaaatcttaggcttgctttagccactgatggaatgaacccatttggtaatctgagtaccaatcacagttgttggccagttatattgataatttacaacttatctcctgcattgtgcatgaagaggaagtacatgatgttgtctatgatgatatctggtccaaagcagcctggaaatgacatagatgtttatctaagcccactagttgaagacttgaaggttttgtgggttgacggggttgaaatatttgatgcattcgcttcagagacttttatgatgcgtgcaatgttattttgcaccattaatgactttcctgcttatggtaatttgtcaggatacagtgtcaagggtcataaagcgtgtcctatatgtgaagaaaacactgcagctcatcaattgaaacatggaagaaagacggtgtatctgcgtcatcggagatttctaaaacgtaatcatccatatcgaagattaaaaaaagcattcaatggagatcaagagagggacgaagcaccaaatccacttactggccttgaagttcttcaaaaagttaataaaatacatcatgtatttgggaaaacatcgaagaagtcatctgtaacgaccccttggaagaagaaatcaatattctttgatcttccatattggtcaaagttagatgttcgacattgcatagatgtgatgcatgtagaaaagaatgtgtgtgatagcttgattggtacattactcaacattcagggaaagacaaaagatggagtgaatgctcgtttggatttggttgacatgaatatccgagaagagttggcaccgaaggagattggtaaacgtacttatttgccccctgcatgttacacaatgtctagacaagagaagataagtttttgtgtatgtttaaagagtatcaaagtaccacaaggatactcttcaaatatgaagagtttagtgtcaatgcaggacttaaagcttgttggcatgaagtctcacgattgtcacgtcttaatgcaacagttgttaccggtggctattcgtggaattttgcccaaaaatgttaggcacaccataaacaggttgtgttcatttttctcgtcaatatgtagtaaagccatcgatcctacaaagttagatgaacttcaaggcgagattgttatcatcttgtgtcaactagagatgtttttccctccatctttttttgacatcatggtacatttacttgttcatttggttagagaaatcaagttgtgcggaccggtatacttaagatggatgtatcctattgagcgttatatgaagattttgaaagggtacgttaaaaatccatatcatcctgaaggttcgatgattgaaaggtatattgctgaagaaagtatcgagttttgttcagattacatgacatcaacgaatccaataggagttcctcgcacagcatggttgaataaattttctacaagtaaaagcatccgaggtgtcaatgtggtgacaaaagatcgcgaagaattgttgcaagcgcatctttatatattgaacaacacagatgaggtgatcccttttttggaagcacacaaagccattgttaagaataaaaatccaagacaataagagaaatggcaattgatggagcataacaaaacatttatgtcttggttcaaatctgaaattgacaaagagccacattcttctgaaactttattgtggcttgcaaatggtttgaagtttgatgtcgtgtgttgtacaggttatgaagtcaataattgcacattctatacgaagactttggatgataaaagcacagtacaaaatagtggagtcagtttagaagctgagtcacttcaattttccacatcaaaagatcaatctcctgtacttggatcaatgagatattatggtataatagaagagatatgggaggttgattacaccaagttttccgttccattgttcaagtgtaagtggtttgacaataagagtggtgtgaaaatagatgactcgggtatgacactggttgattttcgcaaggtgggttatcgagacgaaccgtttatcatggtacatcaaccatctcaagttttttatgtcaaagatccttcgtctgaccattggtatgttgctcttcaaggcaaaaaacaaattgaagttaacgaagacaatctaattaatattgatattgctgacaaccattcatttcaaactacaacaaagTTGGATGACCAATCTGTAGTTGACgatgatgtacatgcaattcggtcagatcatgatgagggaatatacatatgatgaatccatatctttatgtatgaattttcaatttctgtactattacatgttttgttaatttatatgatattacataagtcttgaaagaaaatttaatgttgttatttattttgacagatatatggctgatcatccacattcttcaggggatgaggctcccccacccagatccactagaggacccactaggatgaaacaactattaatcaggaaaaatagtggtgaaagaactccggtgaatgtgaatgtcaccacgggtgtggcaactggcccccatgcagatgacttccgatcataccttggagtagtggcacgtaataagattagcattctcattccatcttttgatcatgtgtccgagggtgatcggaacattatttggcaagatatattggtaagttagttaatagcatttgaattataatttgtttatattgataattttgtactaatacaactttattatgtttttttcagatgacatttgacattccaaatgtcccaacacttagaaataagtgtttgtcaactgttgcagaaaatttcagaaactttaaaagcaagttgacatcaaggtacatctttggacaccttaaacataaaacTCCATGTAATGCATATAAgtccattgatgaggagacttggcgggtttttaaagagagtcggatgtcagaggaatggcaggttagtgtagttcatattattcaattcctcattaacaaatatatatcatatgaactcattaattaatgtgtatgtgacaggcaattagaagcaaagcacaaggaacaagtgctaagaacaaaaacccccacctattatctcgtggtgggtataggaagcttgaggagaaaatcctcaagcaaaaggcagatgctataccaccatctcagagtggtagccctcctcagcctccttctccaccgtctagacatgagaaatggaagttggcccgtatgcgaccatcgggcacctactcttccgacactgcacgagagatttctgaaaaaattgtaagttatcactgttcctaaaataatgaatattgtcattatacatactacattaaactatttaaagaataatggtgttttgtaatgttacaggacgccttggttgagcagagctcccaaggccaattcactccagagggtcgccaggatattcttgctgctgcaattggacgacctgagcaccctggacgtgtACGTGCTGCAGGTCCTGGAGTAGGCATTACGgattattttgggagctcttctcgtcagccttcatattcgtacagcgatacacaaaggatgacagaagagatcacaaaaaaggtccgacaagaccttatgcaggagatcagggccgaggtgagggctgaattccaGATGCTCTACCAGGAGCAGTTTCAGAGCATGCGCCCGATGCAGTCTCCTATAGAGGAACATGTGGtccctccccctcccacaggtaaacttaataaacatttatgtgcaattatttctatctcttgtataatctaacatttactctgacagggagaagcggcaaaggaagttgttccgcatcagccatcccagagaatgacatggacgatggtagtccatgtctgctatacattttagaagaagatgagatggtgctggtagctcgtggaacagagtttaggtcagcgattgtatgtcatggtatgcaactattagaggatgaggtgaaggtatcagtggatgaaatgatcatgccagatgcctcggttccactgtccacggaagagattttcactgtggaacaagcatataagtcgtttatcacttggcctaaatttttggttaaaccagtttctgacccctcggtatgaaattcttctttacacttctcaattttaaaggtttttgatgtcaaaacttatcttatcttttcatgtaacaacagacgcaggaacaacagaagattcctctatctgaggatgaccctctttcttcattgcatctacttgctgacatccttgatgataagcctttggaggttcagtatgatgctaatgtatttgggcatggctctgaggtcccaatataccttaatagccaagatgtccgtgagcttgcgtcgggaacacaagagttgaatatttcaattattcaactatggacgatgtaagtctatgaccaattatttatatataaaattgatttatatatcaagtatccttatatcaaagttaatttttgatttcaggtatatgtttggggtcactaataagttggggcgttctgatgattatggattcattgatccccaagacattcatgaatcaaatgattttgatcatATCAACACGAGAATGATAAGCAGTTTTcgaaggggcaagaaaatatactttttgccttatatatccgggtaagtgaactttgttaacataataatgttccatatgtgattttaatatttaatagttacgttattatgaatttcaggcgccattggcaacttcttgttatgtctgtgcaagacaactatgctttgtggttctgctcattgcacaggcctcctcccacacaactcagacaagcaattgattggtaagaacctcaatgtttggactttctttgttatataactgaatgctaaaacatttttttatatacagttctattccagcaagtatgatgatggacgggagatcaattgttaagagtagaaagattgcttggatttctctcaaggtttgacatatgctaaagtcatactttgttataattgttttataacaaatgttattcactaactattatcaactgtgatgatatattgtagtgtaacagacaaaatgggtcatatgagtgtggatactatgtaatgtattggatgacccatattgttcgttctcacatcacaagaagctgggaaacggtaatatttaactttaacaaattttgattttttaacaaatgttgaattcatatacactaattaaaatgaattgtcttttgcagagattcaagactactacaccagttcctgagaagtcactactattcattaggaacgctgctgcgaagtatatagttagattatacaatagctcttagatttagatttaaacaatgcatttgattagatagaattttcttagactctctactttattttatgttgaaattgaatttctgtaaatgtttttatatgcaggtctgtttttgtggtagtggatatcacaaaaacagacctgctattttaaaaaactgcaggggaatatgtcgcggttctaaccacaaccgcggcatataaggggaatatgccgcggttctaaccacaaccgcggcatatagtgcttcttttttttttttaaaaacgagacatatggccgcggtttTGACACTAACCGCGGCATACTCGTCggcctatatgccgcggttcaaccgcggcatatagtgcattttttaatttttttttaaatttttttttaaaaaaaaaatgaatttaggcagcggttccctagacaaccgcggcatattcctcggcctatataccgcggttagaaccgcggcataaagtgtctgacttactatcgtggctgaatatgccgcggttcatgaaccgcgacgtatagtgaaaatcaaccgcggtaaaagcccctcgctgcactagtgtaGACTATAATCAcctataacaaaataaaaaactaatataataaattaaaaatttataattatattataaaatcataaattaatacaataaattatacatttatttaacaatgtaatcaacttaaaaaaaaacaccaaaataaataaacttaaaactatataaacaattacaaaaaatattcatatcaacttttttatctaaaaaaactataaaaattaaatttttaaaatgtattttttatattaaaacaaatctagttaaataatattaataaaacaacatgaaaaaatctgaaaaattcataagaattattttttaccaattacatattatctaattaaattataaattcataaaatcatacataaacttaaatataattataaaataataaaataataagtaatataaCTTGAATCGCATTTTGAGGAAAACTTCggatataaacatatatatatatatatatatatatatatatatatatatatatatatatatatatatatatatatatatatatatatatatatatatatatatatatatatatatatatatatatatatatatacaatcgAATTTTCATATATGGAAGCTACatgtaaattttctttaaatctgaattaattttattaattttaataaattaatagaaattaatttatatcaattaaaaaatatctaattacattataatttcgtacaaaatcataaataattttaaaaataattataaactactaaaattattaaataaataatataattaaacttttactTATAACATATTAAACATGAACCAGATTTTGACATCAGAAATTGTAAAATCGAATATCACATCTGATTCCTTTGGATTTGGATTTTCATATCTAATAGACtcattaaagtttatttttattcaaaaacaattttattaattttaataaatttatagaaattaatttatattaattaaaaattatataattacattataaactcgtacaaaatcatatataatttaaaaataattagaaactaataaaataattaaataagtaatataattaaacttttataaaatatattaaacatgaATTAGATTTTCACATCCGAAATGGTGGACATCAGGTATCCACATCcgatttttgtaattttggatttttatatCTCATAGGTTTATCTTAAgtcttttttattcaaaattagttttattactttcaataaattcatagaaattaatttatattaattaaaaattatataatacattataaacTTATACATaacattcaaaaatattataaactaatataacaaGTATGTAATGTAAACATAAAGAATATAATGTAAACATTTAACAGAGATAAAATGTGTATCGGATGTGAAAATCCGAAGCGTTGTACATCGGATATTCACATCCGAATCAACTACATTGGATCTCAATAGCCGACGTGTTcatttttggatttttatatCCGATTCATGTTTGTTGTCTTATGTAACCATGCAAATAgattacttaaaaataaattagtaacCTCTCTCTTGAGCAATATCAATGCAAGCAAGTTTAACCATGCAAATagattaacaaaaaaaaaatactaacctCCCATTCTAGCAATATCACTGCCACCAGCAAGACAACCAAGAAGAATCACTCTAAACCAACACGAAGCACCTCAAGTGCATCACCACAAAGCAAGTCAAACTTTCTGGATGCACCACTCCAGCTGCACTCGAACACTAACAACCcctctcaaatatttttaattctaaaaatcaCATTCACTCACAAATATAACAATTGATATGAGTTGCAAAGTAAAAAACtcaagagaaaaaatattatcagAGAGCTGTAATTCAAATAGGGTGTTAGAGTGTAgggtttttttataaaaatgaaatagggGTGTGGGGATGCAGGGGTGTAGGAATGCATGTTTGGGAATAGGAGGAAAATTGAGGTGTAGTCAATGTTGTGCATagaaattttcaataataaaaaaaattaaacttttaaactaCTTATTAATAAGGAGTATTTTAGGAAATTGGAGATGTAGAGTGAAATGCTTGGAGGTGTAGGGTGAAACATCCCATCCGTTTTGGCTTCTGATTAATTCGTTAGTTCAACCGAgtttgttgatattttttatttaaaattacaaattaaaaaaataataattaaaagattagtttttttatattacattttgtaaacaaataaatatataataatatcgtaatttaaatcattaatccttataaattaagttttaattattaaatataatagagtaatttaacatgtaaatgtaataattattttaatttattaaattaaaaatattaactaattaattaaaaatttagataatattttatatgattaaacatcctttttaatatttatttataggtatatttaaacagattttaaaaataaaaaaatttaaaacttctgaaaataaaaaaaaaaagatgtcgGGCCAACTCAGCCTAACCCGTTAGCACATCTTTTATGGGtggattatttttattatctcgTTTTTTTGGGTTAACGTAGTCTGACTCGTTTTTTATGGGAGCGTTTCAGTGCATCTCTGACATCTCATTTTATACCTCTAACTTTTTCAAATATTCCTTTCTTAGCTTtagaaaatattcttttaacatttttttctctttttattaaaGTCACTCTCCACTCTTTatgattttgaaatctaattcataaattattttaaattttacttttaaatttaaaatttaacaataatttaatttaatttaaattttaatattatttaatataaataaatttttatattatttaaataagaaataaaattaaaaaagtaattaatcgCACTTCAAAATCCGTAGTATATATTAATGGATATCCATATGCGATgaataaattctttaaaaattttgttttttatttaaaaattataattatttaatttaattaaatatttgaaattttaaatatatttaaatacattaaataagatttatattattaatttctttttatttttttttatttttattattattacttttattttaattattttaattttttatttttctaatataattattgtagtaatataattttattttaataattattaaaatatgaaaatatataaaataatattaaatttttaaattaaattaaaaaatatttaaattttaaataaaaaacaaatttttaaaaaaattgtttatcgGATATCGAAAcatatgttaaatatttgataaacaattatttttaaaatttttttatttaaaatttaataattatttaatttgatttaacattttaatataatttaatatatttaaatatattaaatcggattttatattttatatttttattttattatttttattttaattattttattttttattttttaatataattattataataataaaaattatattttaataattattaagacATAAAcgtatattaaataatattcaacgTAGCGGTTTAGTGTATGCCCAGAGAtgagaaaaaaagttttaaatttatgtaccAGTGCCACCTGGCTCATGattaataaaaggtttaatcattcactaagtccctattttcgcatggaatctcaatttcgtccctttctttctgaaaatatcaattg from the Vigna angularis cultivar LongXiaoDou No.4 chromosome 3, ASM1680809v1, whole genome shotgun sequence genome contains:
- the LOC128195969 gene encoding uncharacterized protein LOC128195969; this encodes MISSFRRGKKIYFLPYISGRHWQLLVMSVQDNYALWFCSLHRPPPTQLRQAIDCSIPASMMMDGRSIVKSRKIAWISLKCNRQNGSYECGYYVMYWMTHIVRSHITRSWETRFKTTTPVPEKSLLFIRNAAAKYIVRLYNSS